In Longimicrobiaceae bacterium, the sequence CAGGCGCAGGCAGCCGCGCGTCGTGGCGTGCTCGCCCGTGCCGAACGCCATCTGCGGATCGACGTCGAGGACGATCTGGCCCGGCTCGGCATCCCACTCGGTCCACGTTGGCTTCACGACGATGCGGTCGGTGACGCGGCGCGGGCCCAGGCCGGCCTTCCACGTGGCGGCCCAGTCCTCGTGCGGCTGCCAACGCCAGGTGATCTCGAGCTCCACGCCATCCGGCAGGTTGGCGGCGACGTGGCCGCGCATCTCCGCCACGAACGCCTCGGGGTCCGACGGCTCGGGCACGTAGGTGAGGACGGCGCCGCCCTCTTCCTGCACGGCCCAGCTTCCCTGCTCCACCAGCGCCTCGGCGGCCAGCGGCAGCAGCTCCGGGTCTGCCAGGCGAACGGAGAGGACGAGCCAGCGTTGAGGTTGGCTCACGCGGCGAACGCTCCCTTCACCTTCTCCCAGAAGCCCACGCGGCGGCCCTCGCCGCCGGGCAGCGGGCCCTCCAGCTCGGCCAGGCGGCGGAACAGCTCCTCCTGCTCGCTCGTGAGCGTGGTGGGCGTCCACACGTGCACGCGCACGTGCTGGTCGCCGCGCCCGCCGCCGCCCAGGTGCGGCAGGCCCTTGCCGCGAAGCGTGAGCACCTCGCCGCTCTGCGTGCCGGCGGGGATGCGCACCTGCTCGCTCCCGTGGACGGTGGGCACCTCCACCTCCTGCCCGAGCGCGGCCTGGCTGAACGTGACGCCAAGGTCGTAGACGAGGTCGGAGCCCTCGCGCATGAAGCGCGAGTCCTCTTCCACCTCGATGACCACGATCACGTCGCCGCGGGGGCCGCCGCGCGG encodes:
- a CDS encoding DnaJ C-terminal domain-containing protein, with the protein product LKIKALDACSTCKGAGAADTSGPVVCEACQGQGQVRRVQRSVFGQFVSATVCPTCGGEGRVIKNPCKTCHGDGRERADRTVDVEIPAGVSSDNYLTLRGQGNAGPRGGPRGDVIVVIEVEEDSRFMREGSDLVYDLGVTFSQAALGQEVEVPTVHGSEQVRIPAGTQSGEVLTLRGKGLPHLGGGGRGDQHVRVHVWTPTTLTSEQEELFRRLAELEGPLPGGEGRRVGFWEKVKGAFAA